CAGGTCGCTGGCGTGCTCGCGCAGCGGATTGAACAGCGCCAGCAGCGGGTCCCTGGCCGCCGCGCGGCCGGGCTCGGCGCCGCGCGCGCCGATCAGGCGGGCGAACTGCTCGGGCGGCAGGCCCAGCTCGTAGTCCTCGACGCCGAAGAAGTCGCAGATGCGCTTGAGGTTGTAGGCCGTCGGGCGGCTCTGGCCGCCGAGGTACTTGTTGAACTGGGCGCGATTGATCGCCAGCTTCCGGCAAACCTCGGCGATCGAGCGGTAGTGGCTGCACAGCAGCTTGAGGTTGGCACCGAGGTGTTCGGACATGGCGGCGGACCTGATGATGCGAGCGGCGCGATTCTAGCATCAACTCGCGCCACATCGCCGCAACCCGCGAAATTGCCTGCGCGCGCTCTGCGGAAGACCATGCGCCGGCCGCGGACTGTCCCGGCGTGCGCACGCATAACTACAAGAGAGACAACCCATCATGCTCGATCTCCTGAACGACCTGCTCTGGAGCAAGGTCCTCATCGTCGCCCTGGTCGGTCTCGGCCTTTACTTCACCATCGCCTCGCGTTTCGTTCAGCTGCGTTACTTCGGCAGCATGTTCCGTATCTTCGGCCAGGCCTTCCAGCGTAAGCCCGGCCAGCTCAGCTCGTTCCAGGCCCTGATGCTGTCGGTGGCCGGCCGTGTCGGTGCCGGCAACATCGCCGGCGTGGCCGTGGCCATCACCCTGGGCGGCCCGGGTGCGGTGTTCTGGATGTGGCTGGTCGCCCTGCTGGGCATGTCCACCAGCTTCTTCGAATGCTCGCTGGCCCAGCTGTTCAAACGTCGCGAAGCCGATGGCGGCTACCGCGGCGGCCCGGCCTTCTACATCCAGCACGGCCTCGGTCTGCGCTGGCTGGCGATCGTGTTCTCGATCCTGCTGCTGGTGACCTTCGGCTTCGGCTTCAACGCCCTGCAGGCCTACACCGTGGCCAGCTCGCTGCACGACACCTTCGGCCTGCCCACCCACGTCAGCGGCCTCGCCCTGGTGGTGGTGATCGGCCTGATCATCTTCGGCGGCATCAAGCGCATCGCCAGCACCGCCGACGTATTGGTACCGATCATGGCGACCTCCTACATCGTCATGGCGCTGGTAGTGATCGGCCTCAACATCGAAGCCGTTCCGGCCACCCTGATGCTGATCGTCAAGAGCGCCTTCGGCCTGGAGCCGGCCTTCGCCGGCGGCATCGGCGCGGCCATCGTCATGGGCGTCAAGCGCGGCCTGTTCTCCAACGAGGCGGGCCTGGGTAGCGCACCGAACGTCGCCGCCGTGGCCGAGGTCAAGCACCCCGCCGCCCAGGGCATCGTGCAGTCGCTCAGCGTGTTCATCGACACCCTGCTGATCTGCACCAGCACCGCGCTGATCATCCTGCTGTCCGGCGTGTACCAGCCGGGCGCCGAGGTGGGCGGGGTGATCCTCACCCAGACCGCCATGGCCGCCGTCGTCGGCGAG
This DNA window, taken from Pseudomonas alcaligenes, encodes the following:
- a CDS encoding sodium:alanine symporter family protein, which codes for MLDLLNDLLWSKVLIVALVGLGLYFTIASRFVQLRYFGSMFRIFGQAFQRKPGQLSSFQALMLSVAGRVGAGNIAGVAVAITLGGPGAVFWMWLVALLGMSTSFFECSLAQLFKRREADGGYRGGPAFYIQHGLGLRWLAIVFSILLLVTFGFGFNALQAYTVASSLHDTFGLPTHVSGLALVVVIGLIIFGGIKRIASTADVLVPIMATSYIVMALVVIGLNIEAVPATLMLIVKSAFGLEPAFAGGIGAAIVMGVKRGLFSNEAGLGSAPNVAAVAEVKHPAAQGIVQSLSVFIDTLLICTSTALIILLSGVYQPGAEVGGVILTQTAMAAVVGEWGRIFVSLALLLFVFTTLVYNYYLGENALGFFSSKRPLLIAYRVLVIALVLWGSMQDLSTVFAFADVTMGLLALVNLVALALLFKVGLRLMRDYDAQIEAGVEEPVLSAKAFADLDLDPSVWNAASQAERGTSERAEIGHSVHQR